The Salvelinus alpinus chromosome 22, SLU_Salpinus.1, whole genome shotgun sequence DNA window TACAACCTGTTGTTTCTTAGCACTATGAATCTTGGAGTCAGTATGACTTATGAATTGTGAGTGAGTAGTTTCTTGGTATCAGTATGATTTATGATGAATAGTGAGTCACATTGTTAGTGCCTTTACTGATTTGGCTCCTCCTCACTGAGCTCGCTGAGTCAGTACTGATGCAGTTTGGTTTAGTCTTTCTCTGCAGagacctttctttctctctcatttatCATCTCCAGTTTATATTTTCTCTCTTTCCTGTGGATAGGTAGGACTGTGCACTCGCTGCTTGGTCGACCACGGTAACTCACCACCATGCCGTTCCCCTTTGGCAAGTCCCACAAGTCGCCGGCGGACATCGTCAAGAACCTGAAGGACAGCATGACGGTGTTGGAGAAACACGACATCTCTGACAAGAAGGCTGAGAAGGTAAACAACCGacacacaaacacttacacacaaagacatacaGACAGTACCTCCTAGTTACACCTTTCTCCCACTACTCTAACTTGATTAGTGACCTCAGAAATTCTATGGAAGCGATGGAGTGGGGAATTTCAAGCCCCTCCCTCTAAGAGTTTGAATTGACTAcagtgtaaataaataaataggcagggctctccaactctgttcctggagagctacccttctgtaggttcacactccaactctgttcctggagagctacccttctgtaggttcacactccaactctgttcctggagagctacccttctgtaggttcacactccaactctgttcctggagagctacccttctgtaggttcacactccaactctgttcctggagagctacccttctgtaggttcacactccaactctgttcctggagagctacccttctgtaggttttcgctccaaccctagctgtaactaacctgattcagcttatcaaccaacTAATTATTACAATCAAGTGCggtagattagggttggagtgaacctacaggacggtagctctctgggaacagggttggagtgtgaacctacaggacagtagctctctgggaacagggttggagtgtgaacctacaggacggtagctctctggGAACAGGTTTGGAGtgtgaacctacaggacggtagctctctgggaacagggttggagagccctggtgtaacgTGGTACCTGTGTTTCGAAAATATATATGAACAAACATTTTTGCCTGTCATGTTTGACTAGAGACGTTGGTCCCAACAACCTGTTGAGGGTTTCCTTTCATAACAAGCCATCTCTAGACTCTGAAGAAAGTGTATGATGGGATAATTTCAGGACAGCATGGGATGGTGGGTGTTAGGGGTTAGCTAGGTCATAGGAAACAGTATGGTGACTGATGGAGAGCTAGCTTATATAATGTAGAGAGCTCATTTCATCTGTgtctggctctgtgtgtgtccagGCCACAGAGGAGGTGTCTAAGAGCCTGGTGGCGATGAAGGAGATTCTGTATGGCACCAATGAGAAGGAGCCCCAGACAGAGGCGGTGGCCCAGCTGGCCCAGGAGCTCTACAACAGCGGCCTGCTCAGCACCCTCGTAGCTGACCTGCAGCTCATCGACTTTGAGGTGAAACACTTTTACACTGTGTTTGTTTGTCTTTGGGACAGATGCAGGGACATGAGAGATTTCTTTTGAGATGCTGACTAGAAAGGTGGGTCTCCTTTGGGACggagtgatatagatgagagagaccGATTTATGTCGATGTACAGAAAGAGTCAAGACTGACTGTTCTGTCTCTTCTACTGGCACATGGACATGCTTTCACAGGgacatgttttttttctcactGCAATATGTCTGGCCCATGGTGGTGTGTAGACTTCACTGAGTCAGTGTGGTGtgattctcctcttcctctttgacACGCTCAACCTCCACATCCTCAGTTGGTCTGTGTCATTCTCACCCATCAGAAGAGACATCTGTCTTAGCTATTCCTGCTATGGGGAGGCTGAAATTGATAATGGGTGCAAAAACAACGCAATGATACTAATATGAAATGTTACGATTCACCAATGGTGAATCTGTTTTTATCACCATAACATGTATAAGAACATTGAATTCAGAATTTAAGTTCAGAAAAACTTTATGGCTGACCCTTTGTGATTTTTAACACTTTTCTGACATTGCTTCATGTCATTTCTGTACAACATCAGGGTAAGAAGGATGTAGCTCAGATCTTCAACAACATCTTGAGGCGTCAGATCGGGACGCGGACGCCCACGGTGGAGTACCTCTGTACTCAGCAGAACATCCTCTTCATGCTGCTCAAAGGGTGAGGCCTGGGGTGCCCAAACTTACACTGTCATTTACAATGTTGGGGTGTAGTGTTTTTGAATTGGTTACCACATTGTCGTCTCAATAGAAAATAATGAAATCCATCGAAATAGAAAGATAACTATTGCAGAAGTTGACAAACAGCCGATATTGATAGTAATAACTGGAGACTTAACAATGTcctacatcagggatcatcaactagattcagccatgggcagatttctttattttttattgagcggatggtcgggggccagaacataattacaaatcatttgtagactgcaaatttaCTGAAAGAAACCCAAACAGATGTGTTTGACTAATACACAATAATTTCAAACGTTGCTTACATTTGTGTACAATGTGTCTCTATTGTGTGGGAATACttgaacagatttcttaaattaaaatcacttggagctaattatctggtgtttttacagtcttttatgcgAGTTTTATAAAACAACTCGTGAGCCAAATTCCATTGGGGAACCCTATTCTATATCTTATTTCAATGTAATTTACATTGGGTGCTGCGTCTAGGTTTGGGCGATATTACGATAACATCATGATGTGACAGACGATGATTTAGCTTATTTGAACTTGACTGGCACTCCGCAGTAGAGAACGGAGTCCCGCAGGGCAACACACAAGTGATGCTCTGCGTAATTAGCCTATTCCTATTTGCTATAGTCTAtttcaatatacactgctcaaaaaaataaagggaacacttaaacaacacaatgtaactccaagtcaatcacacttctgtgaagtcaaactgtccacttaggaagcaacactgattgacaataaatttcacatgctgttgtgcaaatggaatagacaaaaggtggaaattataggcaattagcaagacacccccaataaaggaatggttctgcaggtggtgaccacagaccacttctcagttcctatgcttcctggctgatgttttggtcacttttgaatgctggcggtgctttcactctagtggtagcatgagactgagtctacaacccacacaagtggctcaggtagtgcagttcatccaggatggcacatcaatgcgagctgtggcaaaaaggtttgctgtgtctgtcagcgtagtgtccagagcatggaggcgctaccaggagacaggccagtacatcaggagacgtggaggaggccataggagggcaacaacccagcagcaggaccgctacctccgcctttgtgcaaggaggagcactgccagagccctgcaaaatgacctccagcaggccacaaatgtgcatgtgtcagcatatggtcagtgtatatatatgtgatGCAGAACGCAAGAGAGGAATGTAGGTCCGACAGAATGGATCATTATTTTTTAAGTACCGTACACTCCTGAACTATCTTGTGCTTAGCTGTTTTTAAAAAAGCGTAGCCtgtattctcttctctctccatttgaTAGGCTATATGAATGACTGTTGGCAATGCTTCATTGTTTTATGTATGGCTTTCTTCTGATCAAACAATGAATGTAAAGGAGTTCCATCTCAAAGTAATTTTTTTCGCCTAAAAACACAAGTTAGCCAGAGGACTAATAATGAGGGAGAACAAAGCATATCAATATCCTATAGAAACATCTAATGACCAGTTTAAGCTTATTAAGAAAGAAATGATCAGTGCAGACCATGAATATCCCTCCAAGCGAGGTTCAAAACCAAATGGCCAATAACCTATCCTTATTCCTCCTACTGGTCTATCATAAGCTTTACGACAACTTAAAGTTAGGAACATTAGCTTATTTCCCAAAATATTCTAGCCTACGAAGGAGTTGTCCTGAAGTTGTGGCTTTCATAAATAACACAAATAAATGAATGTCTATAGCCTAAGACTAGGCATAGGCtattttcaatcacagctttaTGATAGATAGAAGAAACAATATTTATTTTCCTATTTTATGAGGCAATTATTATCCCGTTGTGAAGACAGTAGACTGTTTCTATCCAGCACATGATGTAGTCCTATaacctacactacatgaccaaagtatgtggacacctggtcgttgaacatctcattccaaaatcatgggcattaatatggagttggtccccctttgctgctataacagtatctactcttctggggaggctttccactagatgttggaacattgctgcagggacttgcttccattcagccacgagcattagtgaggttgggcactgatgttgggtgattaggcctggctcacagtcggcattccaattcatcccaaaggtgttcgatggggttgaggtcagggctctgcaggccaatcaagttcttccacactaatctcaacaaaccatttctgtatggacctcgctttgtgcacgggggcattgtcatgctggaacaggaaagggccttccccaaactgttaccacaacgttggaagcacatcattttctagaatgtctttgtatgttgtagcattaagatttcccttcactggaactaaggggcctagcccaaaccatgaaaaacagccccagaccgttattcctcttccaccaaactttacagttggaactatgcattggcaggtgtttccactgctccagagtccaatggcgtcgagctttacatcactccagctgatgcttggaattgcgcatggtgatcttaggcttgtgtacggctacttggccatggaaacccatttcatgaagctcccgacgaacagttcttgagttgacgttgcttccagaggcagtttggaactctgtagtgagtgttgcgcttcagcactcggcggtcttgttctgtgagcttgtgtggcctatcacttcacaACTGAGCTGTtgctgctcctagacatttccacttcacaataacagcacttacagttgactggggcagctcctgcagggcagaaatttgacgaactgacttgttcggaaggtggcatcctatgactgtgtcatgttgaaagtcactgagctcttcagtacgggccactctactgccagtgtttgtctatgaagattgcatggctgtgtgctcaatatttatacacctgtcagcaacgggggtggctgaatccactcatttgaaggggtttcCACATACTAGTGTAGCTCACCAAcaagatttttgttgttgttgggggggtTGGCCGATAGGGGGCAATAGCATCGTATGTCAATGTTTTATGGGTACATAATTACGTTAGGACTAAAGTTGACATCGCCCAACCCTACTTGCGTCGTAATAACGGGATACCTCCTTCCTATTCAAATGTCCACCTGGTAGGTACGAGTCTCCAGAGATCGCTTTGAACTGTGGCATCATGCTGAGGGAGTGTATCAGGCACGAGCCACTGGCCAAGATCACCCTGGGGGCCGAGCAGTTCTACGACTTCTTCAGATACGTGGAGATGTCCACGTTCGACATCGCTTCAGACGCATTCGCCACTTTTAAAGTGAGTTTTCCGTTTTTCTCAGAACTGTAATATCTCAGACCCCCTAGGACCGTGGGTTTCTTGGGACTTAGCTAGAGGGCCTGCATTTTTGAGCTCATTGGTTAAAATACCTGTATGTTTTCCTCTTCCAGGACTTGCTAACGAGACACAAGATTCTGAGTGCAGAGTTCCTGGAGCAGCATTACGACAGGGTAAGTCCTCCACATCGTGCTGAAATGTAATCCGGCGAGAACACATCTCCATGACGCGTTTCTTTGAATGTTCCTTTTTCTGAATAGCAACCTGTCCTGGTTAACGGAGCTTTTTAAGACTGAGGTCACGCCTGCATAAGCTGAGTTTCTTTGCGCTAAACCCCAGCCTGACAACGGAGTATTTCAGAGACATCTAAGATCCATGAAAAGTATACCAGGGAATACGGAAATTACCTTGGCAGCACAGTACTCAGTACCTAACATAAAAACCAGGCAGTTGACACTGTGGCTGTTTTGAATACAAGGCAGCTCCCTGTCTATCGGTGTGGGAATATCACTAGTTGGCTTGTCACCGAGTTTGCAAACAAGCA harbors:
- the LOC139549430 gene encoding calcium-binding protein 39, producing the protein MPFPFGKSHKSPADIVKNLKDSMTVLEKHDISDKKAEKATEEVSKSLVAMKEILYGTNEKEPQTEAVAQLAQELYNSGLLSTLVADLQLIDFEGKKDVAQIFNNILRRQIGTRTPTVEYLCTQQNILFMLLKGYESPEIALNCGIMLRECIRHEPLAKITLGAEQFYDFFRYVEMSTFDIASDAFATFKDLLTRHKILSAEFLEQHYDRFFSEYEKLLHSENYVTKRQSLKLLGELLLDRHNFTIMTKYISKPENLKLMMNLLRDKSRNIQFEAFHVFKVFVANPNKTQPILDILLKNQTKLIEFLSKFQNDRTEDEQFNDEKTYLVKQIRDLKRPSPQEA